One Solanum lycopersicum chromosome 2, SLM_r2.1 genomic region harbors:
- the LOC101245723 gene encoding uncharacterized protein: MFATAIRLVGRKPKPKMKPIKLKTPPEQTQTITRTIFDIVKEHGPLNIAETWDRVKDVGLRGLTSKGHMKIVLRWMRERQKLKLICNHVGPQKKFLYTTWFTNPNTMHTKPGSDTSSPNTKQIFSGSNITRPKSS, from the exons ATGTTTGCAACAGCGATAAGGTTGGTAGGGAGGAAACCAAAACCAAAGATGAAACCAATTAAGCTTAAAACTCCACCCGAGCAGACACAAACCATCACCAGAACCATTTTCGATATCGTCAAGGAGCATGGACCTCTCAATATTGCCGAAACCTGGGATCGTGTAAAG GATGTTGGCTTGAGAGGCTTGACAAGCAAAGGGCACATGAAGATTGTTTTAAGATGGATGAGGGAAAGACAAAAGCTTAAGCTTATATGCAATCACGTAGGACCCCAGAAGAAATTTCTGTATACGACATGGTTCACAAATCCAAATACAATGCATACAAAGCCGGGATCTGATACTTCCTCACCAAATACAAAGCAGATATTTTCAGGAAGTAATATTACCCGGCCAAAGTCATCATAA